The genomic interval ACCTCCCAggttactactactactactactactactctaCCATATGTCTCTTTCTTtggttgcttcttcttcagtTCTTCGCATTCGATCAGTTAGCTGCCTCATCCTCATCTTCAGTTGTTTGCCATCCCATCTCGTTTTCGACATCATCTGTGTGCTCCTCAATCGATCTGCACCACCATATagtattaattagctagctgcGCAATAAATCATCAGAAATGCAAGTTATTAGCCAGATTttacatcgatcgatcatcgaTCCTATTCAATCGAACGTACTCAGAGATATTGTTGATTACGGTAGCTTTATATATCGAGCTAGTATTAACAGATAAACTACTCTATGATCTCACCAATCAAACATTGTACGTATAATAGTATCTGCTGATAGCAGGtctatacgtacgtacatagTATTTACTAGATCGATTCGATCGGCcgtatatatagatatatgcaCGTGCTGTGTTTAATCCAAGGTACTCACTcactctagctagctagctactccaGTTGTGAGTGACTTGAAATTAACCTTGCATTCTTTGCTAGAGTAGCAGTAATTAAATCACTGTAGGAGTAATTAAGAAAAAGACAGTGAGGTTAGCAATTAACGAAtatgatgatgacgatgatgcTGCATAAGGTCAAGAGAGAATGGAAACAATGATAATAGAAAGCAAAGGGTGGTGCGGCGAGCAGTAATGATCGACGAGTGGCCGCCGGTCGGCTTGCCGGAGAGCGGCCGTGGCCGTGCCGTCGCTTTCGAGCCGCATGCAGATCGCAGAGAGAGAGGCAGCGACATGTCTCCCTTGCAATCTAGTACTACCTACCTACCCATAATTATATTCTTCTCCTCCTAATTAATTACAGTATTAGCTATGGATacacctaaaaaaaataaaaaagactcGTATGGTTAGTGGATGTTAATAATAGTGACAGTGTAAGAAAGAAGGAAGCAGAGCAGAGGCCAGAAGAAATTAATGGCTGAGAGGCACAAGAGCATGGAACAAGACACGACTTCCGAGGATTACGTACTTacgtggggggggggggccaTGGATGATGGCTGCGAGAGGGCGTGTACGGTGGATGTGTGGCCCACGTGTCGGAATCATGGCTGATAGTAACAGCATGCTTGCTGCTTTTTTCTTCTCAGCCTCAtcgctttgctttgctttgcttgctgCTGCATGAGACTGTAACAAATTACTAGTGGTACTAACAAGGAAGGAAAGCAACAATGGCGCCAATCccgatccatcgatcgatcgacctaACTTGGCAGCTACTGTTACCTAGCTAGCTGTAACAGTAGATGTTCACTGTACCACCAGCTGCAGcatccatggccatggccgtcGTGGGCTCCATGCTCCCAGTCCCAGCAGCTGCTGCCTCCTCCTGTCCTGCTAATTCATCGACCCATGGCCACCAccagctcgatcgatcagatGGATGTCTGCAAGCTTCGACAGAAGCTGCTACTCATAATTGTTACTAGTGCCAAGCCAGGCCAAGCTACCACTAGCTAATCAGTTCATCGTGCATACATCTCCAtcacttttttctcttttcttctttaatCGATCCATCGGGATGAATACTATACTGGTATCATCTGTATCCGGTGGTCATCTGCCAAAAAGAAACGCATCTCACTTCCCTCCATCTCTTTCGGCGAATTAAAGCTTTAGCTCAGCTAGCTGCGTGCCAAAGTTCAATTCTTCTGCTGCttgcttctttctttctcttttctctttttgttattattatgcTTGTCTCATGGAAGCAGAAGAAGAATATTGTAGCTTCCTCACCTCACCTGATCAATCATCCAGTACCTGCCTTTAAGTTTCAAAGCAAATTTCGCGCCTTTTGCCACCAGCCTCTTCACGACCGACCGTTGTTTTGCATCTTGCATACATACTATGCTCCATTGCCATTTCATCAATGCTTTACCAGCTCTCCCAATCTGAAACTTTTCAGAGTATCACAAGTTAGCTTGCAGTGCTTAAAGTTGTATTGCAATTTATGTCTGATTCGATTCGACCACACTAATCCACGCTTGGCATAAACAATACTAGGAAATATGTTGGGAGTTAGCTGTGTATGGTTTAATTCAGGAAAAGAGGTGCCCTATTTTGTCCTGAACAGCTTCTGTTTTCACATTCAGAATTTATTGTTAGACCAATTTTTTCAGTCACATTCATGACTGTCTTTAAGGATAATACCGTTACCAGACTAGATACAATGTTCCCACCTAGctactaaattttaactatcacATAGATGTAGCAGTAAGTTGGAATACCAGATGAAGAAACATACTGCACTCTAGACTATTTAAGCTAACTGAACACAATTATTAATGTTTAAAGGTTTAATTTAcgcgcgtgtgtgtgtgtgtgtgtgtgggtggGTAGATACTGCAAATAGTTAGATGTTCAAACTGAAACTGAAGTGGGCAACAAGATGGTCAAAATGAGGGGACAGGTAGTGTTAGTGTAGGCTGTGGCTGCCCTGGTTGGTGGATATCACCTTTCACTTTGTGTCGTTTCCTTTGCTCCCCTTCCTTGGGGAGAGATCCCTGGAACAAAAGCAAAGCACATATATGCGTCATGTATATGTAGTctattgtttctttctttcctcccCCACAAAGAGTGGCCATGGACTATTCCCTTGTTCTTTTGTGACAAAGAAGCTTTGAGCCCCAACTTCCTATAGCTATGTATCCGTGccttttgtttcttattttctctcttttttgtcACCAAAGCATGTATAAGGTATGCTCAGAGCTTCAGATGAAATTGATATATATGAGGATGGGCTCCTGCATACATATGCTTTCTCAAAAGGAGAGATTGGGAGGGTGCACTAGTGCACTGGAATGCAAAAGAGATCCCCCtggaatggatggatggggatGTTGCACTGCATCAGCAATTCAGCATTGCTGCTTGCTTCAGTTATCAGTAGCACGGCAAGAATCTATGTGTGGGGAGGGCATGTGCATTCTATATGTTTTAACAATACATAAAAGAGGCCAGCAGTCCTAAAAAGATGCATGATATCATGAAAGGGGAAAACTTAACTGTAGATGAAACATACAGGTCAGTAAACAGCATATATATCGACAGTAGTAGTAGCATGGAgttaagagagagaaaaataaagtaaatatataatgtaatatatatacttggagacaaaaaaatcatatatccTTTGTTTCAGATTCTgctgattaatttgttttacctCGTGGTAGAATAAGAGTTTTACCACATAGACAGTACAGTGTGAAGTGTGGAACAGGTAgtaattattttcttcttcagtCATGAGCTAGGTAGCAATGCAAGATGACATTGTACAGTCTGAACTGAATAAAGATTACAAATTGATTGGCTATAGGTCAAATAGTGGATCCTAGAGTGTAAGATAGTCTTTGAAAATGTCATTCTCTGACCCCTAAAGGGGAAGCATTTTCATTATCTAGCATTCATATTTGACCGGAGCCATCAATAGATTCACTATCTCCACTGCCAATAGTACCCCAATATAAAACGCCCTGTTGAATGCTGCGACAGATTTGTCGACAACTAATCTCTAGTGCTCATAGTTGCAAGATGATGGGTTAGGCAATAACTTAGCAGTAGCTATTAGCTCAAGTTTCCAGAAATTCTGATACTAGAACCAAAGACCTTGACGATAATGCAGATAGGGATGAGGGTGATAGGTGGTAGTAGTACCTGGCCCAAAGCTGCAGTCGTATGAATGAGTCCAAATCAAAGAACCGAACTTCCCTGGAAATCAGCCTGTGGGAGTAAAATATAGTAGCTTATTCAGCAAACAATGATGCTTGGTACCCAATGGAAAAGAACTCAGATTCAGCAGAAATGGGTCCTCAAATATGATttcataaaaattaactagAGACGGATAGTCAtgactttgttttttatttcaatgtGTAACCTTTATATATGACTCTCTTCATAGTCTTCTTAACTGAAAGTCAGAGCTATTGACGTtttctttcagaaaaaaatatttcttttcatgAATACTAAAATGGTTCAAGATACCAAAGAACAACCGCACTAGTTTGATTTGCATTGTTTGTAATTTGGAAGAGTTTGCAATTCCTTTTGCTGGCCTGCCTAAAGTGCATGctaaatatttcatttggTATGCAACCATCAATGGCTAAATATTTCAGATCAATGCAGTTATCCAAGCCCTGATACAGAGCTGCTATTGTGATTTCTGTCTTGTGTTCTTGCACTCGATCACATTCATTGTCCAATAAATGCATGTCTCTCtttgatatatagatttacCATCCTAGTTAGGTAATGATCCAACTGATGCATGGAGAATTGGAGATGAATGGATGGATCAAATATATTGTTGGTGTATGCAGCTCAAGGACATGGTGCTGAAGCTGTCCGGCACGCACCGTCATCACGGCGGCCACCAGAGGCGCGgtgggtcgccgccgccgaggggcCGGACGACGTCGCTGTACCGGAGCGGGTACTACCGGCCAGGCATGGTTCAGGATGACATGGCGGTGCCCCCGGCGACGTACCTGGGCGGCGGGGGGACTtcgagctcgagctcgacGTCGGCGTGGGACTTCGCGCGGCCACCGGAGGGCGAGGCGAGGGAGTGGGTGGCGCAGGTGGAGCCCGGGGTGCAGATCACGTTCGTgtcgctcgccggcggcggcggcggcaacgaccTGAAGCGCATCCGGTTCAGCCGGGAGATGTACGACAAGTGGCAGGCCCAGAAGTGGTGGGGCGAGAACAACGAGCGCATCATGGAGCTCTACAACGTCCGCCGCTTCAGCCGCCAGGtcctccccacgccgccgcgctccgacgacggcgaggtcaGTGCTAATTGCCTTCTCCCTGAATTGCTGATCGATAGTGATGCCGACCCGGCGAGCGACAAGGgcagcacgacggcgacgttgCCTCGGCCCGTTCTTggcgccatgcatgcatgcatgcatggcctgGTTGCAGTGATGCTTTTGCAGAATTGCGTATCGTGTTGCTTGCATCAAAAGATGCAACGATGGTGCAGAGCATGCAACGATTAAAGCTGGTGATCTCTAGATAAAatagtactactagtagatATATATggccatttaatttttttctctctcagcGTCTGCatgaacactaaaactaattgctATGGCAGAGGGAATCGTTCTACTCCCAAGTGGGCTCTACGAGGGGTAgccccgccgccacgccgtcgccggcgccgctcacGCCGGACCGCGTCACCAGCTGGAGCGCATtcgtccggccgccgccggcctcgcgccagcagcagcagcagcacagctTCCGGCCGctgtctccgccgccgccgtcgtcgtccaacCCGTCGGAGCGGGcctggcagcagcagcagcatcagcagcagcagcgcgccGGGAAGAGCCCCGCGGCCTCCGACGGCGTGgacgcggcgaggacgacgagctGCTCGTCCAGGGACGAGGTGTCCATCAGCAACGCCAGCGAGCTGGAGGTGACCGAGTGGGTCATACAGGACGAGCCCGGCGTCTACATCACCGTCAGGGAACTCGCCGACGGCAGCAGGGAGCTCCGCCGCGTCCGCTTCAGGTCACGCGCGCCTAATTAGTACCTAActagcttcttcttcttcctgatGAATTACTCCTAGAATTTTCCAGGCATGATTAGCCAGATGATCTTGATGATTAATCACTAGTAAATGATTAACTGAAGTGGTTGTGTGttgatttattatgtttttttttttttgcagccGGGAGAGGTTTGCAGAGCTGAATGCGAAGCTGTGGTGGGAGGAGAACAAGGAGAGGATACAGGCCCAGTACCTGTAGATGATGATGAGTATGCACTATTGGTAAATCTGGGAATTAATTACTAGCAGTAAAAGTTGGCGCTTGCATGGTGCAAGGGGGGGAATTAAACTACAAATCTTACTTTATTTTACAAGTAAATAGAGTTTGTGTTCCAAGTTGGAGCTGGGAAAGATACGAGGTGGGGGGAGATgaggggaaaagaaaggaaaagtttAGGGCATTACCTGCCCAGGTAATCTGTGACTGGTATCAACATCCTTCAGCTTTGTTCAATCCATATTCTCTTCAAGTATGGTTAGCATTTGTATTtctgagaagaaaaaaaagtgcatTTCCTTGCTTAATTTACATCTGTAAATGCAATATAGAGATGGTGAAGTCACACGTACGATTCACACATGATAGTTTGATACAACAAACAAAATGATCCAGCATTTACATGGCATGTTGGCCCAggtatcaaaaaaatttacaatgtACTACATAAATCGGTAAATGTAAGCTAACAAGATTAATAAAGACTAGAGCATTTATCAGAGGCATAAGCATACACCTGTACAACCACTAACCAAATTGACTACGGTAATGCATACTTACACCGCCAACTGATCAATGTCTATGTGAAAACTAATGTAGGGCATATGTAGTACACAACTACACACTGTGAGTACTCCGCCTTCATGCAACCTCGCACACCCTTGTATAGTGGAATTCTGAACACCAATTGGGATAAAATGTGAAGAGAAGTGATCTAGGACATGACCAATTTGTGTCAACACATGTAACCGacagggagaggagaaaattTTCTGGATAGGAAGTTAAAATAGACATCCTAAACCAATCTGTTGTTCCTCCTCT from Oryza brachyantha chromosome 3, ObraRS2, whole genome shotgun sequence carries:
- the LOC102711145 gene encoding protein Brevis radix-like 4, translated to MLACIACVKQEDGGGRRQDPPRSAAGDDTPTCRDPVKTLTSQLKDMVLKLSGTHRHHGGHQRRGGSPPPRGRTTSLYRSGYYRPGMVQDDMAVPPATYLGGGGTSSSSSTSAWDFARPPEGEAREWVAQVEPGVQITFVSLAGGGGGNDLKRIRFSREMYDKWQAQKWWGENNERIMELYNVRRFSRQVLPTPPRSDDGERESFYSQVGSTRGSPAATPSPAPLTPDRVTSWSAFVRPPPASRQQQQQHSFRPLSPPPPSSSNPSERAWQQQQHQQQQRAGKSPAASDGVDAARTTSCSSRDEVSISNASELEVTEWVIQDEPGVYITVRELADGSRELRRVRFSRERFAELNAKLWWEENKERIQAQYL